In the genome of Sander vitreus isolate 19-12246 chromosome 13, sanVit1, whole genome shotgun sequence, one region contains:
- the LOC144528179 gene encoding olfactory receptor 5AN1-like gives MKSQQALSPASPNLLTAVCLPRPLTPTLVSRLHTDVWEIPYSPPLLETTIPLSFLGFKVSLAQLAIRFKECRQLRDNGILYPFGDSYLPLSTNDRASFVNGTREPDGVTFFIIEGLTSLGEKKIIIFVTMLLGYITILGGNSMIIFVALTDPKLNSPMYFFLYNLSFVDIVYTTTTIPKMLSGFLTDVNTISFPGCFLQMYFVIQLGITSRSILTVMAYDRYVAICNPLRYTAVMTQTVRLFLIAGAWSFGNLCILPTISLSLPRSYCGLNVVKHGWCDPSSVRRLVCGDTSVESVMSLSSAIVSLLSTGVLILTSYILIGISISRMGVAQRLKAFGTCAAHLTVVSISYTSASFVYISYRVGNFSPEVRIIVSVLYAALTPFLNPMIYSLRNKELRESIIRTLCRFRPSAVLSTKDINTVS, from the exons ATGAAG AGCCAACAGGCTCTTTCCCCTGCCTCTCCCAACCTTCTGACTGCTGTTTGTCTGCCCAGGCCTCTTACTCCTACCCTTGTCAGCAGACTCCACACCGACGTGTGGGAAATCCCCTACAGTCCACCTCTACTGGAAACAACCAT ACCCCTGAGTTTCCTGGGCTTCAAAGTTAGTCTGGCCCAGCTGGCCATTCG ATTCAAGGAGTGTAGACAGCTGCGTGATAATGGAATACTGTATCCTTTTGGAG ATTCATACCTTCCCTTGTCGACCAATGACAGAGCCAGCTTTGTCAATGGCACTCGGGAGCCTGATGGCGTCACTTTCTTCATCATTGAGGGCCTCACCAGccttggagagaaaaaaattattatttttgtcacGATGCTTCTGGGTTACATCACCATCCTGGGAGGAAACAGTATGATCATTTTTGTG GCGTTGACTGATCCGAAGCTTAACTCCCCAATGTATTTCTTCCTCTACAACCTCTCCTTTGTTGACATCGtctacaccaccaccaccatccccAAAATGCTATCCGGCTTCCTGACAGACGTGAATACCATTTCTTTCCCAGGCTGCTTCCTCCAGATGTATTTTGTCATTCAGCTAGGAATTACCAGCCGTTCCATCCTGACTGTCATGGCGTACGACCGCTACGTGGCCATCTGCAACCCTCTCCGCTACACTGCCGTCATGACTCAGACTGTCCGGCTGTTCCTCATCGCAGGAGCCTGGAGCTTCGGCAACCTATGCATCCTGCCAACCATCTCCCTGTCCTTGCCACGGTCTTACTGCGGCCTGAATGTGGTAAAACACGGCTGGTGCGACCCGTCGTCTGTAAGGCGGCTAGTGTGCGGTGACACCTCAGTTGAGAGCGTTATGTCGCTTTCTTCCGCTATAGTGTCGCTACTGAGTACAGGAGTTCTCATCCTTACCTCCTATATCCTGATCGGTATTTCTATATCGAGGATGGGTGTCGCTCAGAGGCTGAAGGCCTTCGGGACCTGTGCCGCCCACCTGACTGTGGTGTCCATCTCTTACACCTCGGCCTCGTTTGTATACATCTCCTATCGGGTGGGAAACTTTTCACCAGAG GTTCGTAtcattgtgtctgtgttgtaCGCCGCTCTGACTCCTTTCCTAAACCCGATGATCTACAGTCTGAGGAACAAGGAGCTGCGAGAGTCCATCATAAGGACGCTGTGCAGGTTCAGACCTTCTGCTGTACTATCCACAAAGGACATCAACACAGTGTCCTGA